In the Gorilla gorilla gorilla isolate KB3781 chromosome 1, NHGRI_mGorGor1-v2.1_pri, whole genome shotgun sequence genome, TTATTATAGTCcttatattaaaataagaatctaggaaaaaaatctaatcttACCTCCAAATCAAATCAATATTTCATTTGTCTGTCTTATATTTCGATCCTTATTCGTGTGCAGATTGTTTTCTATATTTACAGTAACATGATACATAGAATTTTATATTCCACCTCTTTTCTTGACAACATCAGCATGTTTTTCTAGTTTGCTTTGTCTCActtgtttctccttttctttttgttttttgagatggagtttcgctcttgttgcccaggctagagtgcagtggcgcgatcttggctcatggcgacctctgcctccgaggttcaagtgattctcctgcctcagcctcccaagtagctgcgattataggtgctcgccaccatgccaggctaacttttgtatttttagtagagacggggtttcaccatgttggccagcctggtctccaactcctgaactctggtgatccacccgccttggcctcccaaagtgttgagattacagacatgagccaacgCCCCCAGCCTGTCTCACTTGTTTCTGActtgcctcctcttcctcttatCCTTCCCATTAGGAAACCAGTGACGACAACAACAGTTTGGTGTGCATCCTtgcacatctttctcctgtgtaaTTATTAATAGTTACATTTGGGCAGAGGAAGGGAgagttttgctatttgttttacaaaagtaagaatatataacataatgcatctttcctcttgctttttttAACTATGCAAGGACATCCCTCCAGACTAATATAGCTCCAACTCATTCTTTTAGTTGCCTAATATCCTAAGGGATAAAGATACCACAATTTATTCAGTTGTTCTCGTGCTGAAGGGCATTCAAGTTGTTTCTAGTTCTTTGCCACTGTGCACAATGCAGCAACAAGCAACCTCAAAAATACATATCCTTCACGCTAACGCTTTTGTTTCTATAGGATGTAATCCCCAAAGCGGGAATTGTTTATAGAAAGTAGATTGGGGCCGtgtgcactggctcacgcctgtaatcccaccactttgggaggctgaggcaggcagatcacgaggtcaggagattgagaccatcctggctaacacagtgaaaccccctctactaaaaatacaaaaaattagctgggtgtggtggcaggctcctgtagtcccagctactcgggaggctgaggcaggagaatcgcttgaacccgggaggtggaggttgcagtgagccgagatcatgccactgtactccagcctgggtgacaagtgagactctgtctcaaaacaaaaccaaaaacaaacaaacaaaacaaacaaacaaaaaaagaaagtagattgGAACAggatttgtaaatatataaaagtacacagcATAGTAACATACATTCAAAAAAGTTCAGTAAATGATGACAATGATAAGAATATTTGACAATACGGTTACCTAGCAGCCTTTTTTTGATGGTAAAAGGTAAGTTTCCCAGCAACCAGAAAGTATATGTCATTGAATGAGAATCTATAAGGAAAGTACAAGAGGCAGAAACTGGCCCATAGCTACTGAAAATCATTGTTACCAACCGCATTTCTTGTTGTACTTGCTAGGTGGAGGACCAGGGTTACTTGAAGCCCTATTACTAAATACTGAGTCCCTAACCCTATGAGCTAATCAAACTGCAATATGCTTTTAATAAACTTGAGCTTTGAAAAGACTCACCAATTGCATTATCTTGAAGCTAGTGACTTAAGAGTTATGAAGTTGTTGGCTGGGGgaggtggcccacgcctgtaatcgcagcactttgggaggccgaggcgggcagatcacgaggtcaggagatcgagaccaccctggctaacacggtgaaaccccgtctctactaaaaatacaaaaaattagccgggcgtggtgggggcgcctgtagtcccagctactcgggaggctgaggcaggagaatggcatgaacccaggaggcggagcttgcagtgagccaagatcacaccactgcactccagcctgggcagcagagcaagactgcgtctcaaaaaaaaaaaaaagagttatgaaGGTGTCTATTTAAGACAATGTGTGTGAAAGAGCATTATATTAGGAGTCAAACAGTAATCCTTGGCTCTGCCAACTTGTCAGCATTGTGGCACTTTGAGCAAGCCTCGAAATCCCTGTATATAAGAATAAAGCTAATAATACTCACACTGCCTCCTTTGCAATGTTGTAGTGAAGAACAAATGGGTTTATGTAAATGAAAGTGCTTGAGAGAGCTATCCAGATATTAGCACTGTTAATACTATTCTGATTCCTGAGGAGGCAATGTGCTATGTATGGGGCACCTGTCCTGTTCTTTCTGTtgccaagaaagaaaatattaccaCTTAAAAAAGATTGATTCTGTAACAATCATGAAGTGTACTGTAAAAGTACAGATCAATATAACAACAGACTTGATGTCAACCACTGAATCTATTTGCAGATAATGCTCAAGACTTCTAGAacagtgtaaatatttacaaagtcGCCTCAGTTTTCAATGTTTCATAGATAAATGAGAATGAAATCATCAAgaatgttttttttctctttcccttagtttctatttttaacttctgTACAGTATCAGATGTAATATCCTGGTGTTCTTTCCCAACTCCTGGCCCCTGCCCATAAAGTACACGCATGCTACAGGAATCCAGCTACActttggatgcttcctgcccaattaatgttatttttactgTGACTAAAGCATTGAGAAATAGGTACCTCTATAGAAAATACTTCATATATTAATACATTACAGATGAACTGTTCTATAGATGGAATAGTAGAAACCACCTAACAGACATGAGAGATCATTCAATTCAGAAATGTGACATACTTTCAGTATTGACTCTTTAGTAGGACAGAATGTTGCTATAAGGAGTTCCAGAAATTACAGTGCCAGTTGAAGTTTGGCAGTTGGTTCCTTCCAGCTGTTCTTAAAGATATCCTCTCTGCAGGAATTTAAAAGTGGCTCATAGTATGGCTTAAGATGTTTATGTTTAGTTGTTTCTGTTGTGATTCTTCCCTTTGAGAAAACAAGATGTTTTTCTAGTAGTAAAGGGTTTACGAAGTTCTGTGACATTAGATCTAAATGATCATGACTGTGAATACCTGGTAAAATTAATGGAGAAAAAAGACATCATGTGTGGGGCATACAATTATGGGGCATAAAATTAGTtacaaaaaaactaatttttattgtttatgttATACATTTCAACTGGTTGTGGCAGCATCAGATAGACACCCCAAGtgaaagagaagcagagagtCCTTGGCATGATTTCAGGTTTCAGACTCCCTCATGGTCTTTAGAAACATCCTTCCGGGGCTTCCTTACCATGCTGTTAGGTGTACATCTGTTGAGGacaggcaaaaagagaaaaaaagcttttGAGATGGAAGCTGCCTGTAtctaaaatccttttaaattctaaatcctattttcaaaaggaatatttttgttgtgatcattttacatttaaggttaaatgtattaaaattaaaaatgtataataagtAACGTGGTAGtgtagtaaataaaaatatgaagcatACTCTACTTTCTCAGTTTACCaaaatgtggggaaaaaataaaacttacaagaCAGATAAATTACAGGGGTGATTATACCATTATTAAAGtgctctttgattttctttttatttatttatttttttagagataggatctcactctgttgccaggatggactggagagcagtggtgcaatcatagctcactgcagcctccaacttctgggctcaagtgatcctctcatctcctgagtagctgagactacaagcatgcagcaccatgcccggctaacttttaaatttttggtagagacagggtcttgctatgttgccaaggcttgtctcaaactcccagcctcaagcggtcctcctgcctcagcctcccaaagagttgggattacaggcgtgaacaactGCACCTGGTCGCTCTTTGATTTTCAAAGCATCATATAGATTTCACATAAACAGCTGGGTTTCTTATATGGAAATAATAATGCATGTTGTTCAATGTTCAGGAAATTTTATTTGTTCAGGAACTCATCTATTGTACAAAGCAAAATATTCCTatcataaatagaattaaaatttgAATGACTtactcttaaatttttatttatgcagcaaaataaggaataaaaaattaacaattattgAGGGAAGAGGAACTCTTAATTATCTTAGAGTTTTTACATAAATcagaaacaagattttttttttcttaactatttaGAATTATCCAGAATTGGAGCAAACAAGTAGCCTATAAAATGAGTACTAAACTCAAGTACTGAGTGGCTTGAATTTAGTCTGCCCTAAATGGATCTTGACCAAGGCTACTGGAAGGAGGAAAGTGAGTGTTGGTATTGAACTTTGGGACATCGGGTATACACAGTAAAAAAAAGTGTAGCtatagttgaatttttaaaagtttattatcaaaatggaaattgttTATTGTTCATAACTCTTCATTAATCATTCTTATTAATACAAATGTATGTATTGCAACAGTTTTAGTTTCTGAAATTATAAAGGTAGTAGTATTGAATTAGATTTGTTATAATGAATATACCATactaatgtaaaatgttaaaaatagaggAAACTGGGGACGTATCGGATATATGCAAACTGTTAGtactatctttttttgttgtttttttttttgaggcggagtttcactcttgtggcccagactggtatgcagtggcgcaatctctgctcactgcaacctccgcctcctgggttcaagtgattctcctgcctcagccttcctagtagctgggattacaggcatgtgccaccacgcccggcaaattttttatttttagtaacgacgaggtttcaccatgttggccaggctggtcttgaactactgacctcaggtgatctgcccgcctcggcctccgaaagtgctgggaatacaggcaagagccaccgtgcccagcctgagtaCTATCttatcaatttttctgtaaaactaaaattgctgtaaaaaacaaaatctatttaaaaagaaactaaataaaaacaagaatcaCTAGTTTTATACAATCTCTTTGTTCTGGGATTGTTTCCATTATCTGTAAAATCTAAGCATTCAGagataaacaaatattaaaatattcctttaatattttacttttgaaagaaTCATATTACTTAACTATTTGAACCATTTCTAGATTTAGTACAGACTCCTATTTAATATTTGGCTTGTTAGTACCTAACAAGAATACTACAATGTAGATTTTTATTTCCTCACCAAAGTGAAAATTTTTTGCTGTCTGTTTTCTCTAAGTTTAAAgcatatagttttattttcttttaaaagttaagaTTTTAGAGTTAAAAgtgaatttatattttctaattaattgAGCATTTTCTAAAGCTAAAGACTAATCAATCAACATCTCTGGaatatttgttacatatatagattacaataaaaatgtatgcagTTCACAACAGATGgtaatgtgaaattttatctcGAGCTGGTATTTCAAGTATTATTTCAAAACCTATTCATACTTATTACCTTAAGTTTATTCTTTTAgctgctttataattttttttttaattttaaccctGTTGAAGATTGTAACAAATATATTCTAGTTGCTACAGTCTAAAACAGTGCTTGGAAATACTGATGCTTAGTGTTATTTCTATGATTACTTTAATAACATTTCCtgagtttaattttttcattacCCGGCTATCTTTCAGAACTGGtatattgatttttctaattaatATTCTTTGTACTTGCgatggtatttttattttgtacttctAAATAATTGAATAGCACGACCATTATAAGTGATGTGCTTGCTATGTTATCATATAAATGCTCAAGGTACACCTTCTAATgttgaaaaataggaaaataaattgaCCTTGATGAAGTGTGTCTTCTTCTGTCTGTTCCCAGGAAAGTTTATTTCAGGTATTTCTACTGCTGAAATGATTAGCGTTAACAGCTTTCCCCCTCCATTTTATTTTACAGGGTCTCTTCATCTTCCTGATATATGGGGTGTACAACACAGAGGTAAGTCTGCTTGGAGTATCTCAAGGCTGACAGAGTGAATGAGAGAAATGACAGGTTTCTTATCTTGATAACTGAGGAACAAAGTTGGCTTTTCATATGAGTGTCCTACTGCCCTTCATGCTTGGACTAGCTTATATGCATCCCAGCTTACCATTAAACACTGACACCCTGAATAAAGGGACAGCCTCATTTCTCATAGGCATTGACTAATATTTTACGACTGCCTTAAGTTTTTGAACTTTCAGTCTTTAACACTTAGCTAttgtagaaaaaaacaaaaacaaaaacaaaaacaaaaaaacaactcagCCTCTCCTATACTCTCActcaacaatcaacacagaagatttctgCGACCAAATGTGTAGGGGTTTCTCCCCACACACCGAGCAAGCAATCGATTCTGCAGCAGACACCACTggggtgtcctccaattcaattctgacactacctaCCTGGAgacagcatcagatcccacagattAAGAGCCCAGGCCTACAAGACCGGCCGCatttcagatgccaatcacaagccCCAGGtagttttacctgtgcttctgactgacCAGCTGTAAATcggggttcccatgaccccttCCTTGGgcttgattaatttgctagagcagctcataGAACCCAGGCAAACACTTACGTTTTCCGGTTTACTATTAAGGACATTACAAAGGCTATCGATGAACACCAGATGAAGAGATGGATGGGGGAAAGTCTGTGGGAAGGGGcgcggagcttccatgccctttcCGGGTGCGCCACCCTCCTGGAACCTTCACGTGTTCGCTTACAGGAAGCTCTCCAAACCCCGTCCTTTTTTAGGTTTTTATGAAGGCTTCATTAcacaggcatgattgattaaatcattggccattgaagatcaacttaaccttcaatccctctctcctccccagaggTCGGGGGGTGGGACTCAAAGTCCCAAActctaatcctgccttggtctttccggtgaccagcccccatcctgaagctacctaggggTTGCCAGCCATCATCAGTCGcttcattagcatacaaaaagacatttattaCTTTGcagattccaaggattttagcAGTTGTATGCCACAAAACGGTTCAaagtccaaatatatatttcacaatatcacaacTATACTTGACAGTATTAAAGTGTCAGTTTAAGTGGTGGAATACTTACATGTTGTTTCATGGGATTAGAAAAAAAGCAATTACTTCTTATCTCAAAATTCTCATTAAATATTGTCTGTAAAATTTTTAgggcaggctcagagaggtccataAGTATTAGTAAATAATCCCTATGGTTTCGATTGTGAAATTTCCCAgagaatttattatttaattatgagAAGTTATTTAGCTAGAAACATTGTGATGTACATGTAACTTCATTAAGAAAACATACTATGTAAATAAGCTGTTGTCATAGttctagttcttttatttaaaatttctcatttataaatatcCTTTGCTAGGAAAGTGTCTGGTTTAGATTTCTGCATGGTTAACATGAAATCGAGTGCCTTGTGTACATtaggcactgaataaatatttgttgtttgattttgttGATATAACTTTGATTTTAAGATTTTACTTCATAATTTTCCCTTACGagaaaaatttctaaatttgCAATGAGTTTCTTGGTATTCTGTACTGGCGAGGAAAGAGTTGATCCTAGCAGAGCTCTTAGAATGGCCTGGTGGTTAATTTTTCATAAACAATATAAAGGGCCAGGCATTTATAACGTGGCAAACAGACTGATTAGCCAGGCTAAGGTACGGGGGCATTTAAATAAGATGTAATGATAATGAAGTATGTGTGTGGGCGTGTTTTACAGGACTGCTGCACCTGGATTACGCTCGGTTTCCTCTTCCAGTAGCCTTCAGGAAGGTTGGCAGTAagacaagtttttttctttttttttttttttgcaacggtACCACTAATTGCGGTTTCAAAGCAGGCTCCTCCCATAAATGCAAAGGATATGCGCCCATTATTAGTGCTTCCAAATTCAAAGGGATAACATAAGCACCTGTTTTAATAAATGTTGAGCATTTGGAGTTGAATGCTTCTTGATAGAATCAAAAGTGCCCTCAATGATCCACTTCTaggtttgaattttatttcaagaCCTGGATTGCAAAACCTAGAGTGAAGAAAGCCCTAACACTGAATCCTCAGTTTCCCCCACCTTCTCTTCCAGCCCCTTTCTCTGCATCTCCCACGCCACGCTGTAGTACAGTCCCCCGTAACTTCCCGCCCCTTGGGTTCCACCTCCTGAGCGTCTTTCCCCCAGAAACCCTCAACCACTTTCATCTCCTTCAGTGCAGCCCACCAATCACGCCTGTGCGCCTCGAAAGCCCCTTTTTAGCAGGACTCCAAATCCCCGCCTCCCCTGCCCTTGCTCCCCCGCCTCCGCCCAACGGCCCCAGTGATTGACAGGCAGGCCGGGCGGAAGCTGCGGCGCAGGCGCCCTGGCTCCTTAGACCTCCCCTCTGGCCGGGTCGAGGAGTTCCCAGCAGACACTGCGCCGCGGCTGCGCAGTACACGGGAGgcttttaattccattgtggAGAGGACGGCGTTATTTTTATTAACTGGAGGCGAcggcggctgcggcggcggcgggacCCGTAAGTATTGCCGGTGGGTCCAGAAGGGAGAGGGCGAGGCCTGGGGAAGAGTCGCAGGACCATGCGTGCCGGTGCCGGAGGCGACTGGGCTGGGAATTAGTGCTGGGCGCGTTGCGGTCtgggcggcggcgcggcggggTCCTTAGCGCTGCGGTGGTCCCGGCCCGGGGCCCGGTTccacctcctttcctccctcttccctctccctcctcctttcttcagCCAGGCCTCCTCCGGGGTATGAAAATCGGCAGTGGGTTCCTGAGTGGCGGCGGAGGTACCGGCAGTAGCGGTGGTAGCGGCTCCGGCGGCGGTGgtagtggcggcggcggcggcagcagcggcaGGAGGGCAGAGATGGAACCCACCTTTCCCCAGGGTATGGTTATGTTCAACCACCGTCTTCCCCCGGTCACCAGCTTCACCCGGCCGGCGGGGTCGGCCGCCCCACCCCCGCAATGCGTGTTATCCTCCTCTACCTCCGCAGCCCCGGCCGCTGAGCCCCCCCCTCCGCCAGCCCCGGACATGACTTTCAAGAAGGAGCCGGCGGCGTCAGCCGCGGCCTTCCCCTCGCAGAGGACCTCCTGGGGGTTCTTGCAATCTTTGGTTAGCATCAAACAGGAGAAACCCGCGGATCCTGAGGAGCAGCagtcccaccaccaccatcaccaccaccactatggGGGGCTGTTCGCTGGAGCTGAAGAGAGGTCTCCAGGCCTAGGAGGCGGTGAAGGGGGGAGTCACGGCGTCATCCAGGACCTCAGTATTCTCCACCAGCATGTCCAGCAGCAACCAGCCCAGCACCACCGTGACGTATTACTCAGCAGCAGTAGCAGGACTGATGACCACCATGGCACTGAGGAGCCAAAGCAGGACACTAATGTCAAAAAGGCAAAAAGGCCAAAGCCAGAATCTCAGGGAATCAAAGCCAAGAGGAAGCCAAGTGCATCTTCCAAACCTTCTTTGGTTGGAGATGGAGAAGGTGCCATCCTCTCCCCAAGTCAGAAACCTCATATCTGTGATCACTGTAGTGCTGCTTTCCGAAGCTCCTATCACCTGCGGAGACATGTCCTCATTCATACAGGAGAAAGACCTTTCCAGTGCAGCCAGTGTAGTATGGGTTTCATTCAGAAATACCTACTACAGAGACATGAGAAAATTCATAGTAGAGAGAAGCCATTTGGATGTGATCAGTGCAGCATGAAGTTTATTCAGAAGTACCATATGGAGAGACACAAGAGGACACATAGTGGAGAAAAGCCATATAAGTGTGACACTTGCCAACAGTATTTTTCAAGGACTGATAGATTGTTGAAGCACAGGCGCACATGTGGTGAAGTCATAGTTAAAGGAGCCGCTAGTGTAGAACCTGGGTCATCAAACCATAACAATATGGGTAATCTGGCTGTGTTGTCTCAGGGAAATACAAGTTCttcaaggagaaaaacaaagtcaaaaagCATAGCTATTGAAAATAAGGAACAGAAGACCGGTAAAACAAATGAATcgcaaatttcaaataatataaccATGCAGAGTTACTCAGTAGAAATGCCTACCGTGTCTTCCAGTGGAGGCATAATTGGCACTGGAATAGATGAACTGCAGAAAAGGGTGCCAAAATTGATCTTTAAGAAAGGAAGCAGAAAGAATACAGATAAAAACTACCTTAACTTTGTGTCACCATTACCAGACATAGTAGGACAGAAATCCTTGTCTGGAAAACCAAGTGGCTCACTTGGCATAGTATCAAATAATAGTGTGGAGACCATTGGTCTTCTCCAAAGTACAAGTGGCAAACAAGGTCAGATAAGTAGTAATTATGATGATGCCATGcagttttcaaagaaaagaagatatttacCAACTGCCAGCAGCAACAGTGCCTTTTCTATAAACGTAGGACACATGGTCTCCCAACAGTCTGTCATTCAGTCTGCAGGTGTCAGTGTTTTGGACAATGAGGCACCATTGTCACTTATTGACTCCTCAGCTCTAAATGCTGAAATTAAATCTTGTCATGACAAGTCTGGAATTCCTGATGAGGTTTTACAAAGTATTTTGGATCAATACTCCAACAAATCAGAAAGCCAGAAAGAGGATCCTTTCAATATTGCAGAACCACGAGTGGATTTACACACCTCAGGAGAACACTCAGAATTGGTTCAAGAAGAAAATTTGAGCCCAGGCACCCAAACACCTTCAAATGATAAAGCAAGTATGTTGCAAGAATACTCCAAATACCTCCAACAGGCTTTTGAAAAATCCACTAATGCAAGTTTTACTCTTGGACACGGTTTCCAATTTGTCAGTTTGTCTTCACCTCTCCACAACCACACTTTgtttccagaaaaacaaatatacactACGTCTCCTTTGGAGTGTGGTTTCGGCCAATCTGTTACCTCAGTGTTGCCATCTTCATTGCCAAAGCCTCCTTTTGGGATGTTGTTTGGATCTCAGCCAGGTCTTTATTTGTCTGCTTTGGATGCTACACATCAGCAGTTGACACCTTCCCAGGAGCTGGATGATCTGATAGATTCTCAGAAGAACTTAGAGACTTCATCAGCCTTCCAGTCCTCATCTCAGAAATTGACTAGCCAGAAGGAACAGAAAAACTTAGAGTCTTCAACAGGCTTTCAGATTCCATCTCAGGAGTTAGCTAGCCAGATAGATCCTCAGAAAGACATAGAGCCTAGAACAACGTATCAGATTGAGAACTTTGCACAAGCGTTTGGTTCTCAGTTTAAGTCGGGCAGCAGGGTGCCAATGACCTTTATCACTAACTCTAATGGAGAAGTGGACCATAGAGTAAGGACTTCAGTGTCAGATTTCTCAGGGTATACAAATATGATGTCTGATGTAAGTGAGCCATGTAGTACAAGAGTAAAGACACCCACCAGCCAGAGTTACAGGTAAGGTCCCAAAAGTGGCCAGGCTGGAGGTCTTCtaatgtaattttgttttattttgagaacaCTGCCATTGGAATGTTTCTACACGATCCTATTAAGAATAATGTGATGCCCTTTCAATGCAACTTTTcatatttagtttattttgttaGCGTGATTTTAGCTCTGTTTGTATTATGATTTTTAATCAAAATCAATAGATTAAAAATAGTTTGACATTCAAAGTGACAATGTTTAGCAATCAAATTTACATGTATAGATCGTCAGGGAATAGCCCAAATGTTttaaacgcaaaaaaaaaaaaaaaagacaaaaaaacaacaaaaaaaaaacctacaaaaaaaaCTTTGTTGCTAGGATTAAGGTTATTCTAATTGCTTTACTCTCAGGAAAGTGTAATAACGCATGGGAATTCTGTACGTTATCACTGTAATGGAATATCCAATTTACAGATAGTATGatatacattttatcatttaagTAAGGGATCGAAAACATTTCAAATTGCTCTGTCTGGGCTGATAGACATTTCGTCATTTAAGTAAGGGATCGAAAACATTTCAAATTGCTATCTCCATCTGGGCTGATCCAAAATTCTGAGATTGTTGGCTACCTGTATTTTGTTGCAGCTTTTAAATGTACTCTGAACTTCCAAACCACATTCATTCCAGCCTGGTAGAACAAATATTCTTGGATCTTTGATCAAAGCCTGGAATGATAGCtttaataaaagaaggaaaaaaaaaaagcaccctcTCTTGATCTCAACTGTAACAAGGCTGTAATTCCATCAAGCGATTCTACTGACATCTAGTACAGTGTTGAAGCCCGTGGTTGGCTGGTT is a window encoding:
- the ZNF281 gene encoding zinc finger protein 281, which codes for MKIGSGFLSGGGGTGSSGGSGSGGGGSGGGGGSSGRRAEMEPTFPQGMVMFNHRLPPVTSFTRPAGSAAPPPQCVLSSSTSAAPAAEPPPPPAPDMTFKKEPAASAAAFPSQRTSWGFLQSLVSIKQEKPADPEEQQSHHHHHHHHYGGLFAGAEERSPGLGGGEGGSHGVIQDLSILHQHVQQQPAQHHRDVLLSSSSRTDDHHGTEEPKQDTNVKKAKRPKPESQGIKAKRKPSASSKPSLVGDGEGAILSPSQKPHICDHCSAAFRSSYHLRRHVLIHTGERPFQCSQCSMGFIQKYLLQRHEKIHSREKPFGCDQCSMKFIQKYHMERHKRTHSGEKPYKCDTCQQYFSRTDRLLKHRRTCGEVIVKGAASVEPGSSNHNNMGNLAVLSQGNTSSSRRKTKSKSIAIENKEQKTGKTNESQISNNITMQSYSVEMPTVSSSGGIIGTGIDELQKRVPKLIFKKGSRKNTDKNYLNFVSPLPDIVGQKSLSGKPSGSLGIVSNNSVETIGLLQSTSGKQGQISSNYDDAMQFSKKRRYLPTASSNSAFSINVGHMVSQQSVIQSAGVSVLDNEAPLSLIDSSALNAEIKSCHDKSGIPDEVLQSILDQYSNKSESQKEDPFNIAEPRVDLHTSGEHSELVQEENLSPGTQTPSNDKASMLQEYSKYLQQAFEKSTNASFTLGHGFQFVSLSSPLHNHTLFPEKQIYTTSPLECGFGQSVTSVLPSSLPKPPFGMLFGSQPGLYLSALDATHQQLTPSQELDDLIDSQKNLETSSAFQSSSQKLTSQKEQKNLESSTGFQIPSQELASQIDPQKDIEPRTTYQIENFAQAFGSQFKSGSRVPMTFITNSNGEVDHRVRTSVSDFSGYTNMMSDVSEPCSTRVKTPTSQSYR